One region of Mucilaginibacter gotjawali genomic DNA includes:
- a CDS encoding YDG domain-containing protein — MKIKNLTPAFSYALMKSKTFRFLRQILLKQKKDLAAFKKLSNLTPTVKAILFTLILGVTNLFLINKTFAVTYYKLPAATYGAQTGTATYGTVSTVTYAITYVVSTSAASANSDQLALAWTSGAPTGVTYTITSSNLTLVGGNNAAATFLPVSTGTKIITLTITTTAATPASTAGYGFTLTTTDGNGGVSGSSSGLTLVVGTKALTVTANNQTKVYGTAFTFAGTEFTTSGLTNSDVVTGATITSGGAASTATVAGSPYGITPAAAVGSGLANYSISYTTGTFTVTAKPVTVTSPVAANKVYNGTTAATITGTLSGILSPDVVTLSGTGTFAGANVGTGIVVTPTCTLTGANSSNYTLTQPAGLAANITAAPLTITANNVSKVYGTLLTGTAGSTAFTSTGLQNGETIGSVTIAYGTGSSINAPVGTNTGAVTASAATGGTFTPGNYSITYLNGNVTITPKALTMPGAAAGSKVYDGTTLATVTGGTLSGIVSPDVVTINAACTFATANVGTGIVLTFYIGGADAGNYTLTQPGATANITPKALTESGATAANKVYDGTTTATITGGTLTGVISPDVVSVSTTGVFASANAGTGISVTIAITGASAGNYTITQPGITANITQKTLTITGITITNKSYDGTTAATISGTAALSGIIGSDVVTLGGTPTAVFASQNVATGIAVTITGYALSGASAGNYTITQPSGLTANITAATLNIVATGPGKVNGTAQASLSGAGSVGYFNYSGIVSGESITSVTLTLSNTAAQTAGSTYTVTPSLPVGAGGFNTSNYSITYTAYSGIVAGHNYTWTGGANTTSWTTTGNWSSNPSGGTYPGGGGVTYDGVILPSGTTYTPTLSAGVTVNTLTFTGNNTLTIASGIKLISTNSFIVNAAATSANLVFSGASTSTILELSSSVFSNYGSFNISGTGLFQVDNNGSYIYNGGTVTANGNCTLYLQGGTNVTHAITNAGTFYAGTANSNCNIEMDDYGSIENSGTFYLGPTSLMYYFNDLAQFCIINNENGGTFTLQSNANGSATIGEIPQGKNNAFTGTFNVERYFQGSTTVSAGRFIERNYRIISSCVNTGTTVNGNYVYGLNYIVGSTAGQTSTANSTTNAFITGCTGCSTSGGNPSIYLYNESYTPSNQTFTSGNFLGITNITNSTTGGTISASDGGTYSLPVGTGVFFFFRGAATNWATRTVYPYIAPEGVTLTSKGNLNVGSYTFKDWYTPSSSNLAYTGTGTGTNYVVRGFNMIGNPYPSAIDWLTSYSGSGAIVRTNISPTIWVFNPVTSQYDTYQATSSTTGTATGNASRYIASGQGFVVQATAASPALTISEYAKVVLNNNGVAGTGAVPAAAKLTGSGLLMNTAPIQTTVPQSLRLKLVTDSINYDDIFVGFNSSASTNYDAFEDSKFLASNNAPESLASLSSDGVQLSINNLPLPKLVPQVIKLFVTAKAYGTYTLQRTDLQAIPKIYDIWLMDKFKKDSLDIRVNSTYRFDITTDTTSYGNNRFQLLIRQNPALGIHLLNFTANKAENGTQAVWVTENEENYTNFTIERSTDGGSTFNVLGGYISGALGTYTFLDKNPAKGANLYRLKIEDINGTITYSNVVTVMYGNGTGLVKTGIVVYPNPVKSLLNLNIAPGFNSSILTRGISSSVAYNIQITNILGAVMTNATTNAQNWQTDVSSMMPGTYVITVINASNNTTVGQGTFIKL; from the coding sequence ATGAAAATTAAAAATCTGACCCCAGCTTTCTCTTATGCTTTGATGAAATCAAAGACTTTTCGCTTTTTGCGGCAAATACTTTTAAAACAAAAAAAAGATTTGGCGGCTTTTAAAAAACTGTCCAATCTAACACCTACAGTAAAAGCAATTTTGTTTACGCTGATTTTGGGAGTTACTAATTTGTTTTTAATAAACAAAACATTCGCGGTTACCTATTACAAACTTCCGGCTGCTACTTATGGAGCGCAAACGGGTACTGCCACTTATGGCACTGTGTCAACAGTAACCTACGCAATAACTTACGTAGTTTCAACATCGGCTGCCTCAGCAAACAGCGACCAGCTTGCGCTAGCCTGGACCAGCGGAGCCCCCACCGGCGTTACCTATACAATTACATCTTCTAATTTAACGCTGGTAGGTGGCAATAATGCGGCGGCTACTTTTTTACCTGTTTCAACAGGTACCAAAATCATTACTTTAACAATTACTACTACAGCAGCAACGCCAGCGTCAACGGCAGGATACGGCTTTACCCTTACAACAACAGACGGAAATGGGGGCGTATCTGGCAGTAGTTCCGGTTTAACATTGGTTGTCGGTACAAAAGCTTTAACTGTTACGGCAAATAATCAAACAAAGGTTTACGGTACTGCATTTACCTTTGCCGGCACCGAGTTTACCACCTCAGGGCTTACTAATTCAGATGTTGTGACAGGTGCAACCATCACCAGTGGAGGAGCTGCGTCAACAGCAACTGTAGCAGGCAGCCCTTATGGCATTACGCCTGCGGCGGCGGTTGGCAGCGGCCTGGCGAATTATAGTATCAGCTACACAACAGGTACTTTTACGGTAACTGCAAAACCTGTAACGGTTACCAGCCCCGTGGCCGCAAACAAAGTTTATAACGGCACCACAGCCGCAACAATTACCGGAACGCTCAGCGGCATTTTATCGCCTGACGTGGTCACGCTTTCCGGCACAGGTACTTTTGCGGGCGCAAATGTTGGTACCGGCATTGTTGTTACACCAACATGCACGCTAACCGGCGCAAATTCCAGCAATTATACTTTAACACAGCCCGCAGGCTTAGCGGCCAATATCACCGCGGCGCCTTTAACCATTACTGCAAACAACGTTTCAAAAGTTTACGGTACCCTTTTAACCGGCACTGCGGGCTCTACAGCGTTCACTTCAACCGGGTTACAAAATGGAGAAACTATTGGCAGTGTAACCATTGCGTATGGTACCGGTTCATCCATAAACGCGCCGGTGGGTACCAATACTGGTGCCGTAACTGCATCAGCCGCAACCGGCGGCACTTTTACGCCCGGAAATTATTCCATAACATACCTAAACGGAAACGTAACGATTACCCCAAAAGCATTAACCATGCCGGGCGCCGCAGCCGGCAGCAAGGTATATGACGGAACTACACTTGCCACCGTTACCGGCGGAACACTTTCGGGTATTGTTTCACCCGATGTAGTAACAATAAACGCAGCCTGTACATTCGCGACAGCAAATGTGGGCACAGGTATAGTGCTAACTTTTTATATCGGCGGTGCGGATGCCGGGAACTATACCCTGACACAGCCAGGCGCCACTGCCAATATAACACCAAAAGCATTAACAGAAAGTGGTGCCACCGCAGCCAATAAGGTATACGACGGAACAACAACTGCAACCATCACCGGCGGAACACTTACAGGGGTGATTTCACCGGATGTGGTAAGTGTAAGCACAACCGGTGTTTTCGCCAGCGCAAACGCCGGAACTGGTATTTCCGTAACTATTGCAATTACGGGTGCCAGTGCCGGTAACTACACCATTACGCAGCCGGGTATAACTGCAAACATTACCCAAAAAACTTTAACAATTACGGGCATAACCATAACTAACAAATCTTATGATGGTACAACAGCTGCAACCATATCAGGAACCGCGGCATTAAGCGGGATTATAGGCAGCGACGTTGTAACACTGGGCGGAACACCAACTGCTGTATTTGCGTCTCAAAACGTTGCCACGGGCATTGCTGTAACAATAACCGGGTATGCGTTAAGCGGGGCAAGTGCCGGTAATTATACCATAACACAGCCCAGTGGGTTAACGGCAAATATTACCGCAGCTACATTAAATATAGTTGCTACCGGCCCCGGCAAAGTTAATGGAACTGCACAGGCGAGCCTTTCGGGCGCGGGAAGTGTTGGTTATTTCAACTATTCAGGAATTGTATCCGGCGAGAGCATAACAAGCGTAACGTTAACCCTAAGCAATACGGCGGCACAAACAGCTGGCTCAACCTATACAGTTACACCCTCGTTACCCGTTGGCGCGGGCGGATTTAATACAAGTAACTATTCCATCACCTACACGGCTTATAGTGGTATTGTAGCTGGCCATAATTATACATGGACGGGAGGGGCAAATACAACCTCCTGGACTACCACCGGTAACTGGTCATCAAACCCCAGCGGCGGAACGTATCCGGGAGGTGGCGGCGTTACCTATGATGGGGTTATCCTGCCATCTGGTACCACCTATACGCCTACTTTATCAGCAGGCGTTACGGTTAATACCCTAACCTTTACCGGTAACAATACGCTTACCATAGCTTCGGGTATAAAATTAATTTCAACTAACTCCTTCATTGTCAATGCGGCTGCTACCAGTGCAAACCTGGTATTTTCGGGGGCATCTACTTCTACCATACTTGAGTTAAGCAGCTCTGTATTTAGTAATTATGGCAGCTTCAACATCAGCGGTACAGGCCTTTTCCAGGTTGATAATAACGGTTCGTATATTTATAATGGTGGTACTGTAACTGCCAACGGCAATTGCACTTTGTACCTGCAAGGTGGCACCAATGTAACCCATGCGATTACCAATGCAGGAACCTTTTATGCAGGAACCGCCAATTCAAATTGCAACATCGAGATGGACGATTATGGATCGATAGAAAATTCGGGCACCTTTTACCTCGGTCCAACATCCCTGATGTATTATTTTAACGATCTCGCCCAGTTCTGCATCATCAACAATGAAAACGGCGGAACTTTTACCCTGCAATCAAATGCAAATGGCTCGGCAACCATAGGTGAAATCCCGCAGGGAAAAAACAACGCATTTACCGGAACGTTTAACGTAGAAAGATATTTCCAGGGTTCAACCACAGTATCAGCAGGCCGTTTTATTGAGCGCAATTACCGCATCATATCCTCCTGTGTAAATACAGGCACAACCGTAAACGGCAACTACGTTTATGGCTTAAATTATATTGTCGGTTCAACAGCGGGCCAGACAAGCACTGCCAACAGCACTACAAACGCTTTCATTACCGGGTGCACCGGGTGCAGCACCAGTGGCGGCAATCCATCTATTTATTTATATAATGAAAGCTATACCCCAAGCAATCAAACATTTACCAGTGGAAATTTCCTTGGAATTACCAATATAACGAACTCTACTACCGGCGGAACTATCTCGGCGAGTGATGGGGGCACCTATAGTTTACCAGTAGGTACCGGCGTGTTTTTCTTTTTCAGGGGCGCAGCAACAAACTGGGCAACCAGGACAGTTTATCCGTATATCGCCCCTGAAGGTGTTACGCTAACCTCGAAAGGCAATCTGAATGTGGGGTCGTACACTTTTAAAGACTGGTACACACCATCGTCATCAAATTTAGCTTATACCGGTACAGGTACCGGCACCAATTATGTGGTACGTGGGTTTAACATGATTGGTAATCCATATCCCTCAGCCATCGACTGGCTAACATCTTATTCAGGATCGGGAGCTATAGTTCGTACAAATATAAGCCCCACTATTTGGGTATTTAACCCTGTAACAAGCCAGTACGATACATACCAGGCAACATCATCAACAACCGGCACTGCTACAGGCAACGCGTCGAGATATATTGCCAGCGGGCAAGGTTTCGTGGTACAAGCCACTGCTGCCAGTCCGGCGTTAACGATTTCCGAATATGCCAAAGTGGTATTAAATAATAATGGTGTGGCAGGAACAGGCGCAGTACCAGCCGCTGCAAAGTTAACCGGTTCGGGCCTGTTAATGAACACTGCCCCTATCCAAACAACCGTACCACAATCACTTCGGTTAAAACTGGTAACCGATTCAATAAACTATGATGATATTTTTGTTGGATTTAATTCATCAGCCTCAACCAATTATGATGCGTTTGAAGACAGTAAATTTTTAGCCAGCAACAATGCGCCGGAAAGTCTGGCAAGTTTATCATCAGATGGTGTACAACTATCCATTAATAATTTACCACTGCCAAAGCTGGTGCCACAGGTAATAAAACTATTTGTTACCGCAAAAGCATATGGTACCTATACCCTTCAAAGAACAGATTTGCAGGCGATACCAAAGATTTATGATATTTGGCTAATGGATAAATTCAAAAAAGATTCATTAGATATCAGGGTTAATTCAACTTATAGATTTGATATAACTACCGATACGACCAGCTATGGAAACAACCGCTTTCAACTGCTAATAAGACAAAACCCGGCTTTAGGAATTCATTTACTAAATTTCACGGCAAACAAGGCAGAAAACGGTACACAGGCAGTTTGGGTAACCGAAAACGAAGAGAATTATACTAATTTTACTATTGAAAGAAGTACCGACGGCGGAAGCACATTTAATGTATTGGGTGGCTACATTTCGGGCGCATTGGGCACTTACACCTTTTTGGATAAAAACCCGGCGAAAGGCGCAAATCTATACAGGTTAAAAATAGAAGATATTAACGGAACCATCACCTATTCAAACGTAGTGACTGTGATGTATGGTAATGGAACAGGGCTGGTTAAAACAGGGATAGTGGTTTACCCTAACCCGGTAAAAAGCTTACTGAATTTAAATATTGCTCCGGGTTTTAACAGCAGCATACTTACGCGGGGCATTAGTTCATCAGTTGCTTACAATATCCAAATAACTAACATATTGGGGGCGGTAATGACCAATGCAACAACAAATGCGCAAAACTGGCAGACTGACGTAAGCAGCATGATGCCCGGCACGTATGTTATTACCGTGATAAATGCCAGTAATAACACTACGGTTGGGCAGGGAACCTTTATTAAGTTGTAA
- a CDS encoding DUF4136 domain-containing protein has product MKRSLIYWGLAVILLSGFSACTSYDYYTAAINKTHMGGYRSFAWMPPSKGDGNNVNQAADVKIKDAATSALLAKGLQLSQNHPDLVVTYSRIVGRGARTNYYTPYYGGFYPGWGFGWGWGGWYRPYYAYGGPFSYYGGLTYAEKEHYKEGTLIIDIIDTRTRKIVWRGFGVGEVHHNPQKDIDDLPKVVNGILDQLHLAPPPQMGVRQS; this is encoded by the coding sequence ATGAAAAGATCACTGATTTATTGGGGGCTCGCAGTTATATTGCTGTCGGGTTTTTCAGCGTGTACCAGTTATGACTATTACACCGCTGCTATTAATAAAACGCATATGGGGGGCTACCGCAGCTTCGCCTGGATGCCGCCTTCAAAAGGCGACGGGAACAATGTGAACCAGGCGGCAGATGTAAAAATTAAGGACGCGGCAACCAGCGCCCTGCTGGCAAAAGGTTTACAGTTAAGTCAGAATCATCCCGACCTGGTGGTTACCTATTCACGTATTGTCGGCCGTGGGGCCCGAACTAATTATTACACACCATATTACGGTGGGTTTTACCCTGGTTGGGGATTTGGCTGGGGCTGGGGCGGATGGTATCGGCCGTATTATGCATACGGTGGTCCTTTTTCATACTATGGCGGTTTAACGTATGCCGAAAAAGAACATTACAAAGAAGGCACACTTATTATTGATATTATTGATACCCGTACCCGAAAAATTGTTTGGCGGGGATTTGGTGTTGGCGAGGTTCATCATAACCCGCAAAAAGATATTGATGATCTGCCAAAGGTAGTTAACGGCATTCTGGACCAGTTGCATTTAGCTCCGCCTCCGCAAATGGGAGTAAGGCAATCATAA
- a CDS encoding NAD+ synthase codes for MKIALAQLNYHIGNFESNTAKIIDHIQIARNNGADLVVFAELCVCGYPSRDFLEFDEFIDLCETSAQQIAAACHDMACIIGLPTPNNNNEGKELYNSAYFIENGKVKAVAHKALLPNYDVFDEYRYFEPSTEFSCIDFKGHRIALTICEDLWNDIENPLYITRPMDILIQEQPDVMINIAASPFAYNHDEERIEILSDNAKRYQLPLLYVNNIGAQTELIFDGGSLVFDNKGGLIDEMPYFEESIAYYQLDKNGGLSFDHPSTLRKEKQSDIEQIHQAILLGIRDYFYKSGFKQAILGLSGGIDSAVVCALAAEALGPKNVMAVLLPSRFSSDHSIKDAEDLVENLGCLHETVNIKNITEAIEKTLSPQFKNLPFNIAEENIQSRTRAVLLMAMCNKFGYILLNTSNKSEAAVGYGTLYGDMCGGISVIGDVYKTQVFELARYINREREIIPINSIVKPPSAELRPNQKDTDSLPEYDILDKIIAEYVEGRCSSATIIKMGYDEKIVRKVIRLINLSEHKRYQTPPILRVSPKAFGMGRRMPIVGKYLS; via the coding sequence ATGAAGATCGCGTTAGCACAACTTAATTATCATATTGGCAACTTTGAATCAAATACTGCAAAAATTATTGATCACATCCAAATAGCGCGTAACAACGGCGCCGACCTGGTAGTTTTTGCTGAATTGTGCGTTTGTGGGTATCCATCACGCGATTTTTTAGAGTTTGATGAATTTATTGATCTGTGCGAAACCTCGGCCCAACAAATTGCTGCCGCCTGCCACGATATGGCCTGTATTATAGGGCTGCCTACACCTAATAACAATAACGAGGGCAAGGAATTATATAACTCGGCTTATTTTATTGAAAACGGAAAAGTAAAGGCGGTTGCGCATAAGGCGCTGTTGCCTAACTATGATGTATTTGATGAATACCGTTACTTTGAGCCATCTACCGAATTTAGCTGTATAGATTTTAAAGGACACCGGATAGCCCTTACCATTTGCGAGGACCTTTGGAACGATATTGAAAACCCGCTGTATATTACCCGCCCGATGGATATCCTGATCCAGGAACAACCGGATGTAATGATCAATATCGCAGCGTCGCCTTTTGCTTATAACCATGACGAAGAGCGCATTGAAATTTTAAGCGATAATGCAAAACGGTACCAGCTGCCTTTGTTGTATGTGAACAATATAGGTGCGCAAACAGAGCTGATTTTTGATGGCGGTTCGCTGGTTTTTGATAACAAGGGCGGATTGATTGATGAAATGCCTTACTTTGAAGAAAGTATCGCTTATTATCAGCTCGACAAAAATGGAGGACTTAGTTTTGATCACCCGTCAACTTTAAGGAAAGAAAAACAAAGCGATATTGAACAGATCCACCAGGCTATATTGCTGGGGATAAGGGATTATTTTTATAAATCAGGTTTTAAACAGGCGATACTCGGCCTTTCAGGCGGGATCGACTCTGCGGTGGTATGCGCACTGGCCGCCGAAGCTTTGGGCCCCAAAAATGTGATGGCGGTATTATTACCATCGCGTTTTTCAAGCGATCATTCTATTAAAGATGCCGAAGACCTGGTGGAAAACCTGGGCTGCCTGCACGAAACCGTCAATATCAAAAACATTACAGAGGCCATTGAAAAAACGCTGAGTCCGCAATTTAAAAATCTGCCTTTCAATATTGCTGAGGAAAATATACAATCGCGCACCAGGGCGGTGCTGTTAATGGCGATGTGTAATAAGTTTGGCTATATTTTACTGAATACCTCTAACAAAAGCGAGGCTGCGGTAGGTTACGGTACTTTATATGGCGATATGTGCGGCGGTATTTCGGTTATTGGCGATGTTTACAAAACCCAGGTTTTTGAACTGGCCCGGTATATTAACCGCGAAAGAGAGATCATTCCGATAAATTCCATTGTTAAACCGCCTTCGGCAGAATTAAGACCAAACCAGAAGGATACCGATTCATTGCCGGAATACGATATCCTTGATAAAATAATTGCAGAGTATGTTGAAGGCAGATGTTCATCAGCCACCATCATAAAAATGGGTTATGATGAAAAAATAGTACGTAAGGTGATAAGGTTAATCAACCTGTCGGAGCATAAACGATACCAAACACCGCCAATACTGCGGGTATCGCCAAAAGCATTCGGGATGGGCCGCAGGATGCCAATCGTAGGAAAATATTTGTCGTAA